From a region of the Armatimonadota bacterium genome:
- a CDS encoding cation:proton antiporter has protein sequence MEISHTILSIILILIAAKVFGELAERINQPPVLGELIAGVILGSSLLGWIKEDDVLVTLAEVGAILLLFEVGLESDLEEFLRVGWSAFLVAVIGVAGPFAVGYFASIMLGLSTYVAIYIGATLTATSVGITARTLTDLGRLQTPEAKIILGAAVIDDVLGLIILAIVAGLVVTGTLSTLMVVKVTGLAIVFLVGAIVLGVPVAPHLLKIAQRMRTRGILTISAFVFCLFLAFTAESLQLAGIVGAFAAGLVLARTEELAHIQERIKPLADIFIPVFFVMLGVKVRLQDINPFNPENNQIAMLALLLIVIAALMKLFAGLGVVRSSASRLIVGIGMIPRGEVGLIFAKMGIDRGVLNSGEYAAIVAVVVATTFMTPFLLKLAFQRIAKKLQKTSSHSLDVTNA, from the coding sequence ATGGAGATTAGCCACACAATCCTTAGTATAATCCTAATCCTAATTGCTGCCAAAGTTTTCGGGGAACTTGCCGAACGAATAAATCAGCCGCCAGTGCTTGGCGAGCTGATTGCTGGCGTAATCCTTGGAAGTAGCTTATTGGGGTGGATCAAAGAAGATGATGTTCTTGTAACCTTAGCTGAAGTCGGGGCAATACTCCTCCTTTTCGAAGTTGGCTTAGAAAGCGATCTGGAAGAGTTCCTGCGAGTCGGTTGGTCTGCGTTTCTTGTAGCAGTGATTGGGGTAGCGGGCCCATTCGCAGTAGGATACTTCGCCTCAATCATGCTTGGGCTTTCCACGTACGTAGCAATTTATATAGGCGCAACCCTGACCGCCACAAGTGTAGGTATAACAGCAAGGACTCTCACCGACCTTGGGAGATTACAAACACCCGAGGCAAAAATCATCCTGGGGGCCGCCGTTATAGACGACGTCCTTGGGCTTATTATCCTTGCCATTGTAGCAGGTCTTGTTGTGACTGGCACTCTTTCGACACTAATGGTTGTAAAGGTGACGGGCCTCGCAATTGTTTTCCTGGTCGGTGCAATAGTTTTGGGTGTGCCTGTTGCGCCTCACCTGCTTAAAATAGCTCAGAGGATGCGGACTCGGGGTATTCTGACAATAAGCGCTTTTGTATTTTGCTTATTCTTGGCGTTTACTGCTGAAAGTCTACAGCTAGCCGGAATTGTGGGCGCTTTCGCCGCGGGTTTAGTGCTTGCGAGGACCGAGGAACTAGCTCATATCCAAGAAAGGATAAAGCCACTTGCGGATATCTTCATCCCTGTGTTCTTTGTCATGCTTGGAGTTAAGGTACGCTTACAGGATATTAATCCTTTTAATCCTGAAAATAACCAAATCGCTATGCTTGCCCTCTTGCTTATCGTGATTGCAGCGTTAATGAAGTTATTTGCTGGGTTGGGTGTCGTTCGCTCAAGTGCCAGCCGCCTAATTGTCGGAATTGGGATGATTCCTCGCGGAGAGGTTGGCCTTATATTTGCCAAAATGGGAATAGATCGCGGCGTTTTGAACTCTGGCGAGTATGCGGCTATCGTTGCAGTAGTAGTTGCCAC